One genomic window of Nicotiana sylvestris chromosome 10, ASM39365v2, whole genome shotgun sequence includes the following:
- the LOC104233734 gene encoding transcription factor MYB87-like, which yields MGRAPCCDKNSVKKGPWSPEEDAKLKSYIDQHGTGGSWIALPPKIGLKRCGKSCRLRWLNYLRPNLKHGGFSQEEDDIILSLYISIGSRWSIIAAQLPGRTDNDIKNYWNTKLKKKLFGKQRKNLRGKSQKQGSRKGRDQMNSSMDSHNNIDTNPSWSEFPILQPIPYSNDEPRYNNDHTSIRKLLMKLGGNFYEDDDKPMNGALNPQYDPMDNSLMHPVYHNSINLISSAPMVVMNTSPFTNSHEYNVDGKAVCWVDTDAEKRKLGERMGSDTSVARALNDGCNSTTELEHMVYTNPQKLDDLEMLYEDMLNNKPATTLGGSLHWEDMNNLVFPFPPLVVSNNEGHQHGTLLEEGALNEPRYPRD from the exons ATGGGAAGAGCTCCTTGCTGTGACAAGAACAGTGTGAAGAAAGGGCCATGGTCCCCTGAAGAAGATGCCAAGTTGAAGTCATATATTGACCAGCATGGCACTGGCGGCAGCTGGATTGCTTTGCCTCCAAAAATTG GCCTGAAAAGATGTGGAAAGAGCTGTCGACTTAGATGGTTAAACTATCTGCGACCAAATCTAAAGCACGGTGGATTCTCTCAAGAAGAAGATGACATTATTTTGAGCCTCTATATTAGTATTGGAAGCAG GTGGTCTATTATTGCAGCACAACTTCCAGGAAGAACTGATAATGACATAAAGAACTACTGGAACACCAAGCTGAAGAAGAAGTTATTTGGAAAACAGCGCAAAAATCTTAGAGGTAAAAGCCAAAAACAAGGATCAAGAAAAGGGAGAGATCAAATGAATAGCTCCATGGATTCTCACAACAATATTGACACAAACCCTAGTTGGTCTGAGTTTCCTATCTTGCAACCAATACCATACTCAAATGATGAACCACGTTACAACAACGATCACACTTCTATTAGAAAGTTGTTGATGAAACTTGGAGGAAATTTCTATGAGGATGATGATAAACCAATGAATGGAGCACTAAATCCTCAATATGATCCCATGGATAATTCTTTGATGCATCCAGTATATCACAATTCTATAAATTTGATATCTTCTGCTCCAATGGTTGTCATGAACACGTCTCCTTTCACAAATTCTCATGAGTACAACGTAGATGGGAAAGCAGTCTGCTGGGTCGACACTGACGCTGAGAAACGAAAGCTAGGGGAGCGAATGGGATCAGATACCTCAGTAGCCCGAGCACTAAACGATGGATGCAATTCTACCACTGAGCTTGAGCATATGGTGTACACTAATCCACAAAAATTAGATGATCTTGAAATGTTATACGAGGATATGCTTAATAATAAACCTGCAACTACTTTGGGAGGAAGCTTGCACTGGGAAGATATGAACAATTTGGTGTTTCCCTTCCCTCCTCTAGTTGTTTCCAACAATGAAGGTCATCAACATGGCACTTTGCTTGAAGAAGGTGCACTTAATGAGCCTAGGTACCCTAGGGATTAA